From Pseudonocardia autotrophica, one genomic window encodes:
- a CDS encoding ATP-binding cassette domain-containing protein, with protein sequence MNEDETTDTVLRYDAVGKQFGRRDALRDCSFALPRGRVAALVGANGAGKTTLLRMAVGLARPSAGRIEVLGENPAATGTPAGVSYVAQDKPLYRRFRVREMLRAAAVLNSGGNWDGAHAASLIADAGIGVGQRIGELSAGQRARVAIALALGRRPRLLLLDEPLAELDPLARREIMGTVLAAVAETGMTVLLSSHVVTDIEDACDHLVLLGDRRVMLDGGIDGLLAGHRIHSGPATSFVDDETVVHRSNGGRHTVALVRDHEPAAEPGPSGSAPTLEELVVAYLQAPAASDPEAA encoded by the coding sequence ATGAATGAGGACGAGACAACGGACACGGTGTTGCGCTACGACGCCGTCGGTAAGCAGTTCGGGCGTCGGGACGCGTTGCGCGACTGTTCCTTCGCCCTGCCCCGCGGTCGGGTGGCTGCGCTCGTCGGTGCCAACGGGGCTGGCAAGACGACGCTGTTGCGCATGGCCGTGGGGCTGGCGCGGCCGAGCGCGGGGCGGATCGAGGTCCTCGGTGAGAATCCAGCCGCGACGGGGACGCCCGCGGGGGTGAGCTACGTGGCCCAGGACAAGCCGCTCTACCGCCGTTTCCGGGTGCGGGAGATGCTGCGTGCGGCGGCCGTGCTGAACTCGGGCGGGAACTGGGACGGCGCCCATGCCGCGTCGCTGATCGCCGATGCCGGCATCGGCGTCGGGCAGCGCATCGGGGAGTTGTCGGCGGGGCAGCGGGCCAGGGTCGCGATCGCCCTGGCCCTGGGGCGGCGCCCGCGGCTGCTGCTGCTCGACGAACCACTGGCCGAGCTCGACCCGCTGGCACGCCGGGAGATCATGGGCACGGTGCTCGCCGCGGTCGCCGAGACCGGGATGACCGTTCTGCTGTCCTCGCACGTCGTGACCGACATCGAAGACGCCTGCGATCACCTGGTCCTGCTCGGCGACCGGCGGGTGATGCTCGACGGAGGTATCGACGGGCTGCTCGCCGGTCACCGGATCCACTCGGGACCGGCCACGTCCTTCGTCGACGACGAGACGGTCGTGCACCGCAGCAACGGCGGACGCCACACCGTCGCGCTGGTCCGCGACCACGAGCCTGCGGCCGAACCCGGGCCCTCGGGTTCGGCACCGACCCTCGAGGAACTCGTGGTGGCCTACCTCCAGGCTCCGGCCGCGTCGGATCCGGAGGCGGCATGA
- a CDS encoding GntR family transcriptional regulator — MVVEFRIERRSGVPTYLQLVTQVRQALRVGALAPGDRLPTAKAVVEAIAINPNTVHKAYRELEREGLVEARPGKGTFVLHTLGRPDSVADRALRTRLEDWMNEAVAAGMTVEDVQALFADVVERWYEGE; from the coding sequence GTGGTCGTGGAGTTCCGGATAGAGCGCCGATCAGGCGTGCCGACATACCTGCAACTCGTCACGCAGGTGCGGCAGGCGCTGCGCGTGGGTGCGCTCGCACCCGGCGACCGACTGCCGACGGCGAAAGCGGTCGTCGAGGCCATTGCGATCAATCCGAACACCGTGCACAAGGCCTACCGGGAACTCGAGCGCGAGGGACTGGTGGAGGCCCGGCCGGGGAAGGGCACGTTCGTGCTCCACACGCTGGGCCGGCCCGACTCGGTGGCCGACCGGGCGCTGCGTACGCGCCTGGAGGACTGGATGAACGAGGCCGTCGCGGCCGGGATGACGGTCGAGGACGTGCAGGCGTTGTTCGCCGACGTCGTCGAGCGGTGGTACGAGGGGGAGTGA
- a CDS encoding DUF2975 domain-containing protein, translating to MTVHSRVLDVVRLLAKVFIWFVVLGLMVPAYKLVSVLIGGVFVGWPSFVFELGDDRLPLAPDANMVEGTLLVVGRSQAFLGAVAVELDAVFTVGYPMLIAVLAVRALDLARSDGPFSEAMPTRLGRLGWALVAQPVSAAAQALCTAQLRSTVLAGSTFGDEFSSAFGDALTWAAIASGAGILVFRSIIIEGVGMRRDLDGTV from the coding sequence GTGACCGTCCACTCGCGAGTCCTCGACGTCGTCCGGCTGCTCGCCAAGGTCTTCATCTGGTTCGTCGTGCTCGGACTGATGGTGCCTGCGTACAAGCTCGTGTCGGTGCTGATCGGCGGCGTGTTCGTGGGGTGGCCGTCGTTCGTGTTCGAGCTCGGCGACGATCGGCTGCCGTTGGCCCCGGATGCGAACATGGTGGAGGGGACGCTGCTGGTCGTCGGGCGCAGCCAGGCGTTCCTGGGAGCGGTGGCCGTCGAGCTCGACGCCGTGTTCACCGTCGGCTATCCGATGTTGATCGCCGTTCTGGCGGTGCGCGCTCTGGACCTGGCTCGCAGTGACGGCCCCTTCAGCGAGGCGATGCCGACGCGCCTGGGCCGGCTGGGCTGGGCCCTGGTGGCGCAGCCGGTGAGCGCGGCCGCTCAGGCCCTGTGCACGGCGCAGCTGAGAAGCACCGTGCTGGCCGGGTCCACGTTCGGCGACGAGTTCTCCAGCGCCTTCGGTGATGCGCTCACGTGGGCGGCGATCGCCTCCGGGGCCGGGATCCTGGTGTTCCGCTCGATCATCATCGAAGGGGTCGGGATGCGCCGGGACCTCGACGGGACGGTGTAG
- a CDS encoding helix-turn-helix domain-containing protein, which translates to MPPRTTGTIRVGLDALLAERGMTVTELARRVGITHANLSVLKNGHARAIRFSTLAALCEELDCQPGDLMAYRSD; encoded by the coding sequence GTGCCACCACGCACGACGGGCACCATCAGGGTCGGTCTCGATGCACTGCTCGCCGAGCGAGGCATGACGGTGACCGAGTTGGCGCGCCGGGTCGGGATCACGCACGCGAACCTGTCCGTATTGAAGAACGGGCATGCTCGCGCGATCCGGTTCTCCACCCTGGCAGCTCTCTGCGAGGAGCTCGACTGTCAGCCCGGGGACCTGATGGCGTACCGCTCGGACTGA
- a CDS encoding alpha/beta fold hydrolase: MGDPTAAWTSMGQAEVARFGGRVPRPLDGGRELPLAWARSGPGERTPVLAIPGGPGLASVLPYRGLRRAAVRRGLDLIMVEHRGVGLSRHDSTGADLTVDDVTSTAAADDLAAVLDAAGVPRAIVYGTSYGSYLAQVFAIRHPDRIAAMVLDSPGLDAGDIAEVRAHLRALFWDGHHPATARCAALVRELAAAGEDPLDLSGVVQHVYEFAGTAPLERLLEARLRGRGRRSWARIAGLGRAEVESPTGQPMVFEPDLVRPIGQSELGFDAPPDGHVLDPQRLFARAPAAEPRTPPYDVAAELDHFGWPVAVVSGDRDLRTPRPVAERVTELLPDAVLVPIAAHGHSALDTHRLAALNVAHVMEAGAHRALPKLAGRLAALPKRGPSALLGPLMRAGIALDTLGS; encoded by the coding sequence ATGGGGGACCCGACAGCCGCGTGGACGTCGATGGGGCAGGCCGAGGTGGCGCGCTTCGGCGGCCGGGTGCCGCGCCCGCTGGACGGCGGCCGGGAGCTGCCGCTGGCCTGGGCGCGCTCCGGTCCCGGCGAGCGGACGCCGGTGCTGGCGATCCCGGGCGGCCCGGGGCTGGCCTCGGTGCTGCCCTACCGGGGACTGCGCCGGGCCGCGGTGCGCCGCGGCCTGGATCTGATCATGGTGGAGCATCGTGGTGTCGGGTTGTCCCGGCACGACTCGACCGGGGCGGACCTGACCGTCGACGACGTCACCAGCACCGCGGCGGCCGACGACCTGGCGGCGGTGCTGGATGCGGCGGGGGTGCCGCGGGCGATCGTCTACGGCACCTCGTACGGCAGCTACCTGGCCCAGGTGTTCGCGATCCGGCACCCGGACCGGATCGCGGCGATGGTGCTCGACTCGCCGGGCCTGGACGCCGGTGACATCGCCGAGGTCCGGGCGCACCTGCGCGCGCTGTTCTGGGACGGGCACCATCCGGCGACGGCCCGGTGCGCGGCGCTGGTCCGGGAACTCGCCGCCGCGGGGGAGGACCCGCTGGACCTGTCCGGTGTGGTCCAGCACGTGTACGAGTTCGCGGGCACCGCGCCGCTGGAGCGGCTGCTCGAGGCGCGCCTGCGCGGCCGGGGCCGACGCAGCTGGGCCCGGATCGCCGGGCTCGGCCGGGCGGAGGTCGAGTCGCCGACCGGGCAGCCGATGGTGTTCGAGCCCGACCTGGTCCGGCCGATCGGGCAGAGCGAGCTCGGCTTCGACGCCCCGCCGGACGGGCATGTGCTCGATCCGCAGCGGCTGTTCGCGCGAGCCCCGGCGGCGGAGCCGCGCACCCCGCCCTACGACGTCGCGGCCGAGCTGGACCACTTCGGTTGGCCGGTCGCGGTGGTGTCCGGCGACCGGGATCTGCGCACGCCACGACCGGTCGCCGAGCGGGTCACCGAGCTGCTGCCCGACGCCGTGCTGGTCCCGATCGCGGCACACGGCCACAGCGCGCTGGACACCCACCGGCTCGCGGCGCTGAATGTCGCGCACGTGATGGAGGCCGGCGCGCACCGTGCGTTGCCGAAGCTGGCGGGCCGGCTCGCCGCGCTCCCGAAGCGCGGGCCGTCCGCCCTGCTGGGCCCGCTGATGCGGGCCGGCATCGCACTCGACACGCTGGGCAGCTGA
- a CDS encoding MFS transporter encodes MTTTERPAALAAPPHERGSPGYRRLGAALWLSGMATFVLVYSVQGLLPALSAEFGVSSSRASLVLSATTGALALAVLPLSAVTEAWGRARVMTWALAVSAVLALLAPLAPTFETLVAVRALQGVALAALPALSMAHLTHEVSGRHLGGAVGLLIAGNTLGGLSGRLVAAWVAEFGGWRAGLAAVGALSVLATVAFRLLLPPATAPTPSRTRLRDLGGPLRRHLTDPGLLCLFGMAFLLMGAFVTVYNYLGFRLLAAPFSLPGTLVGLVFLGYLAGSWASTRAGRLGDRFGRRPVLWSATLLALAGVWVTVPDVLGSVLAGLVMITVGFFGAHSVASSWVGRRSRLLPGAVPAQASSLYLVGYYAGSSVGGAAGGIAFDHGGWSALAGYVSVLLLAALALALVLRRVGAPAGQG; translated from the coding sequence ATGACAACGACCGAACGTCCCGCCGCGCTCGCCGCCCCGCCGCACGAGCGCGGTTCGCCGGGCTACCGGCGGCTCGGCGCCGCGCTGTGGCTGTCCGGGATGGCGACGTTCGTGCTGGTCTACAGCGTGCAGGGGCTGCTGCCGGCGTTGTCCGCCGAGTTCGGTGTCAGCTCGTCGAGGGCCAGCCTGGTGCTCTCGGCGACGACCGGCGCGCTGGCGCTCGCCGTGCTCCCGCTCTCGGCCGTCACCGAGGCGTGGGGCCGGGCCCGGGTGATGACGTGGGCGCTCGCGGTTTCGGCCGTGCTCGCGCTGCTGGCCCCGCTGGCGCCGACCTTCGAGACCCTCGTCGCGGTCCGGGCGCTCCAGGGGGTGGCACTCGCGGCGCTGCCCGCGCTGTCCATGGCGCACCTGACCCACGAGGTCTCCGGGCGGCATCTCGGCGGCGCGGTCGGCCTGCTGATCGCGGGCAACACGCTCGGCGGGCTGTCCGGCCGGCTCGTCGCGGCCTGGGTGGCCGAGTTCGGCGGCTGGCGGGCCGGGCTCGCCGCCGTCGGCGCGCTGTCGGTGCTGGCGACCGTCGCGTTCCGGCTGCTGCTGCCGCCGGCGACCGCACCCACCCCGTCCCGGACCCGGTTGCGCGACCTCGGCGGGCCGTTGCGCCGGCACCTCACCGATCCGGGACTGCTGTGCCTGTTCGGGATGGCGTTCCTGCTGATGGGCGCGTTCGTGACGGTCTACAACTACCTCGGGTTCCGGCTGCTCGCGGCGCCGTTCTCGCTGCCCGGCACGCTGGTGGGCCTGGTGTTCCTCGGCTACCTGGCGGGCAGCTGGGCGTCCACCCGGGCCGGTCGGCTGGGGGACCGGTTCGGCCGTCGTCCGGTGTTGTGGTCGGCCACCCTGCTCGCGCTGGCCGGGGTGTGGGTGACGGTGCCGGACGTCCTGGGCTCGGTGCTCGCCGGACTGGTGATGATCACGGTCGGCTTCTTCGGTGCGCACTCGGTGGCCAGCAGCTGGGTCGGCCGCCGCTCCCGGCTGCTCCCCGGTGCCGTGCCCGCACAGGCGTCGTCGCTGTACCTGGTCGGCTACTACGCGGGCTCCAGCGTCGGCGGCGCGGCCGGTGGGATCGCCTTCGACCACGGCGGCTGGTCCGCGCTGGCGGGTTACGTCAGTGTGCTGCTGCTGGCGGCACTCGCGCTGGCGCTGGTACTGCGCCGGGTCGGTGCCCCGGCAGGCCAGGGCTGA
- a CDS encoding LysR family transcriptional regulator — protein sequence MHELLAPALHRFVAVAQDGNLTRAAERIGVPQPTLSRSIARLEDDLGIALFRRVGRGLRLTPAGRTLQTRAEAALAELAAATAELAGDADPATGLVTLGFLGTLGPEVVPRILRGFRDAHPRIRIDLVQTQHAALLDRVRDGTVDLALTSPMPDEPGLVANALAEEELRLTVPSGHRLADEPVADLAEVAGEPFLQFARGYGLHGIVRAWCEQAGFRPRVAFEGGETATLRGLVGAGLGVALLPLGPDVPGVVQLPVRTPRTVRTLGMVHAAGGRRTVPVRDLCDFVAEHGPRLLGPDPRATVGR from the coding sequence ATGCATGAGTTGCTGGCACCGGCGCTGCACCGCTTCGTCGCCGTCGCGCAGGACGGGAACCTGACCCGCGCGGCCGAGCGGATCGGCGTGCCGCAGCCGACGCTGTCCCGCTCGATCGCCCGCCTGGAGGACGATCTGGGCATCGCGCTGTTCCGGCGGGTCGGCCGCGGCCTGCGGCTGACCCCGGCCGGCCGCACCCTGCAGACCAGGGCGGAGGCGGCGCTGGCCGAGCTCGCGGCGGCCACCGCCGAGCTGGCAGGCGACGCGGACCCGGCGACCGGCCTGGTCACCCTCGGCTTCCTCGGCACGCTCGGCCCCGAGGTGGTGCCCCGGATCCTGCGCGGCTTCCGCGACGCACACCCGCGGATCCGGATCGACCTCGTCCAGACCCAGCACGCGGCACTGCTCGACCGGGTCCGCGACGGCACCGTCGACCTGGCCCTGACCTCGCCGATGCCCGACGAACCGGGCCTGGTCGCGAACGCGCTCGCCGAGGAGGAACTGCGGCTCACGGTGCCGTCCGGCCACCGGCTGGCGGACGAGCCGGTCGCCGATCTCGCTGAGGTGGCCGGCGAGCCGTTCCTCCAGTTCGCCCGCGGGTACGGGCTGCACGGCATCGTCCGCGCCTGGTGCGAGCAGGCCGGGTTCCGGCCGCGGGTGGCGTTCGAGGGCGGCGAGACGGCGACCCTGCGCGGCCTGGTCGGCGCCGGTCTGGGGGTGGCGCTGCTGCCGCTCGGGCCGGACGTCCCCGGCGTCGTCCAGCTGCCGGTCCGCACGCCGCGCACCGTCCGCACGCTCGGGATGGTGCATGCCGCCGGTGGCCGCCGGACCGTGCCCGTCCGCGACCTGTGCGACTTCGTCGCCGAGCACGGTCCGCGGCTGCTCGGCCCGGATCCTCGGGCTACCGTCGGACGATGA
- a CDS encoding helical backbone metal receptor — MTPVIDDEGTAVPVPGEVRRVVSLVPSLTEAVEATAPGLVVGATDWCTHPSDLAAERVRGTKNPDVERIVALAPDLVLANQEENRPPDLAALRAAGLAVYVTDIRDVDGGLTSLGRLLTACRLDEPGWLREAHQLWGAIRPSSPRRRVVVPIWRKPWMAVGSDTFTGAVLDRLGFDNVLAGSAERYPRIDPAELPPHDLVVLPDEPYLFTADDGPEAFGAPSALVSGRLLTWYGPSLVEAARELPGALGLPART; from the coding sequence ATGACCCCGGTGATCGACGACGAGGGCACCGCGGTGCCCGTTCCCGGCGAGGTACGACGGGTGGTGTCGCTGGTGCCATCGCTGACCGAGGCGGTCGAGGCCACCGCCCCCGGCCTGGTGGTCGGCGCGACCGACTGGTGCACCCACCCGTCCGACCTGGCCGCCGAGCGGGTCCGCGGCACCAAGAACCCGGACGTCGAGCGGATCGTCGCGCTCGCCCCGGATCTCGTGCTGGCCAACCAGGAGGAGAACCGGCCGCCGGACCTGGCCGCGCTGCGCGCCGCCGGCCTGGCCGTGTACGTCACCGACATCCGCGACGTCGACGGCGGGCTCACCTCGCTGGGCCGGCTGCTCACCGCCTGCCGGCTCGACGAGCCGGGGTGGCTGCGCGAGGCACACCAGCTGTGGGGCGCGATCCGGCCGTCCTCGCCACGGCGCCGGGTGGTCGTCCCGATCTGGCGGAAGCCCTGGATGGCGGTCGGTTCGGACACCTTCACCGGCGCTGTGCTGGACCGGCTCGGGTTCGACAACGTGCTCGCCGGCTCCGCCGAGCGCTACCCGCGCATCGATCCGGCCGAGCTGCCCCCGCACGATCTGGTGGTGCTGCCCGACGAGCCGTACCTGTTCACCGCCGACGACGGCCCGGAGGCGTTCGGCGCACCGTCCGCCCTGGTCAGCGGGCGACTTCTGACCTGGTACGGCCCCAGCCTGGTGGAGGCGGCGCGGGAGCTGCCCGGCGCGCTGGGCCTACCGGCCCGCACCTGA
- a CDS encoding GMC family oxidoreductase, whose translation MSDRFDYVVVGGGSAGCALAARLSEDPSTRVLLLEAGPSDVGDQAILRLADWMNLLDSGYDWDYPVEPQERGNSHMRHARAKVLGGCSSHNSCIAFWTPREDLDEWAASGLTGWSADECWPLIARLETNDGEWDGHGRSGPVNLMQIPPHDPCGNAVLEAAAAVGMPTVRFNEGTTVTDGAGYFQINSFPDGTRASSSASYLHPILDSRPNLEVRTDCWASQVLFEGNRATGVEYQRGIGPGRETVHADREVILSAGAIDTPKLLMLSGIGPAGHLREFGIDVRVDAPGVGSNLDDHVEGLVFWDAARPMVTESTQWWEIGLFHRTDPGLDRPDLMMHYGSVPFDMNTLRWGYPTTDNGFCLTPNVTRGRSRGTVRLRTRDFRDRARVDPRYFTDPEGHDMRVMTEGIRLARRIAEQPALKEWIAAELAPGPDAVTDDELADYISKTHNTVYHPACTAKMGTDDDPAAVLDHRLRVRGVTNLRVADASAMPFLPAINPNITTMMIGEKCADLLRS comes from the coding sequence ATGAGCGACCGGTTCGACTACGTCGTCGTGGGTGGCGGCTCGGCCGGATGCGCGCTCGCCGCGCGGCTGTCCGAGGACCCGTCGACCCGGGTGCTGCTGCTGGAGGCCGGCCCGTCGGACGTCGGCGACCAGGCCATCCTGCGGCTCGCCGACTGGATGAACCTGCTCGACTCCGGCTACGACTGGGACTACCCGGTCGAGCCGCAGGAGCGCGGCAACTCGCACATGCGGCACGCCAGGGCGAAGGTGCTCGGCGGCTGCTCGTCGCACAACTCGTGCATCGCGTTCTGGACCCCGCGCGAGGACCTCGACGAGTGGGCCGCGTCCGGGCTGACCGGCTGGTCGGCCGACGAGTGCTGGCCGCTGATCGCCCGCCTGGAGACCAACGACGGGGAGTGGGACGGGCACGGCCGCTCCGGCCCGGTCAATCTCATGCAGATCCCGCCGCACGACCCGTGCGGCAATGCCGTGCTGGAGGCCGCGGCCGCGGTCGGGATGCCGACCGTGCGGTTCAACGAGGGCACGACGGTCACCGACGGCGCCGGGTACTTCCAGATCAACTCCTTCCCGGACGGGACGCGGGCGTCGTCGTCGGCGTCCTACCTGCACCCGATCCTGGACTCACGGCCGAACCTGGAGGTCCGGACCGACTGCTGGGCCTCGCAGGTGCTCTTCGAGGGCAACCGGGCGACCGGCGTCGAGTACCAGCGCGGGATCGGCCCGGGCCGCGAGACGGTGCACGCCGACCGCGAGGTGATCCTCTCGGCGGGCGCGATCGACACCCCGAAGCTGCTCATGCTCTCGGGCATCGGGCCGGCCGGGCACCTGCGCGAGTTCGGCATCGACGTGCGGGTGGACGCACCCGGCGTCGGGTCCAACCTGGACGACCACGTGGAGGGCCTGGTCTTCTGGGACGCGGCACGCCCGATGGTGACCGAATCGACCCAGTGGTGGGAGATCGGCCTGTTCCACCGCACCGACCCGGGGCTGGACCGGCCGGACCTGATGATGCACTACGGCTCGGTGCCGTTCGACATGAACACGCTGCGCTGGGGCTACCCGACCACCGACAACGGGTTCTGCCTGACCCCGAACGTCACCCGCGGCCGGTCGCGGGGCACGGTGCGGCTGCGCACCCGCGACTTCCGGGACCGGGCCCGCGTCGATCCGCGGTACTTCACCGATCCCGAGGGCCACGACATGCGGGTGATGACCGAGGGGATCCGGCTGGCCCGGCGGATCGCCGAGCAGCCCGCACTGAAGGAGTGGATCGCCGCGGAGCTGGCACCCGGCCCGGACGCCGTCACCGACGACGAGCTGGCCGACTACATCTCCAAGACCCACAACACCGTCTACCACCCGGCGTGCACTGCGAAGATGGGCACCGACGACGACCCGGCGGCCGTCCTCGATCACCGGCTGCGGGTGCGCGGCGTGACCAACCTGCGGGTCGCGGACGCCTCGGCGATGCCGTTCCTGCCGGCGATCAACCCGAACATCACCACCATGATGATCGGCGAGAAGTGCGCCGACCTGCTCCGGTCCTGA
- a CDS encoding aldehyde dehydrogenase family protein, with the protein MPSLYIDGTWTGGSAGTAPVINPYDASTVAEVDQAGPDDVDRAVAAARRAFDTGPWRATSTAERGEILSTIADLLVRDREEIARTETLDTGKTIAEGRQDVDDVTAVFRYYAGLADKDAGRIVDTGSSTVVSRIVHEPIGVCALITPWNYPLLQLSWKVAPAIAAGNTMVIKPSEVTPLTSVKLVELCAEAGIPPGVVNIVLGDGPSVGAPLTEHDDVDMVSFTGGLNTGRAIIRASAETVKRTAVELGGKNPNIVFADTDFELAVDYAMLAVFLHSGQVCSAGARLIIEDSIADAVVDEIVRRAQLIRLGNGLADGVEVGPLVSAAHLAKIEDFVAAARSEGATIRCGGARPDDPELKDGYFYLPTVITDLAPGSRLIGEETFGPLLTVERFSTEAEAIRLGNDTEYGLAGAVFTQDMGRANRVANALRHGTVWINDFHPYFPGAEWGGMGRSGNGRELGPTGLAEYQEIKHIWHNTAPEPQRWFAGSTEGGRA; encoded by the coding sequence GTGCCGAGTCTCTACATTGACGGAACCTGGACCGGCGGCTCCGCCGGGACCGCTCCGGTGATCAACCCGTACGACGCCTCCACCGTGGCCGAGGTCGACCAGGCCGGGCCGGACGACGTCGACCGTGCCGTCGCCGCCGCCCGCCGTGCGTTCGACACCGGGCCGTGGCGTGCCACGTCCACCGCCGAGCGCGGCGAGATCCTCTCCACGATCGCGGACCTGCTGGTCCGGGACCGGGAGGAGATCGCCCGGACCGAGACGCTGGACACCGGAAAGACCATCGCCGAGGGCAGGCAGGACGTCGACGACGTCACCGCCGTCTTCCGTTACTACGCCGGACTCGCCGACAAGGACGCCGGACGGATCGTGGACACCGGCAGCAGCACCGTGGTGTCCCGGATCGTGCACGAGCCGATCGGCGTCTGCGCGCTGATCACGCCGTGGAACTACCCGCTGCTGCAGCTGTCCTGGAAGGTCGCCCCGGCGATCGCCGCCGGGAACACGATGGTGATCAAGCCCAGCGAGGTGACCCCGCTGACGTCGGTCAAGCTGGTCGAGCTGTGCGCGGAGGCCGGGATCCCGCCCGGCGTGGTCAACATCGTGCTCGGCGACGGCCCGTCGGTGGGCGCCCCGCTGACCGAGCACGACGACGTCGACATGGTGTCGTTCACCGGCGGGCTGAACACCGGGCGGGCGATCATCCGGGCCTCGGCGGAGACGGTGAAGCGCACCGCCGTCGAGCTCGGCGGGAAGAACCCGAACATCGTCTTCGCCGACACCGACTTCGAGCTGGCCGTGGACTACGCGATGCTCGCGGTGTTCCTGCACTCCGGGCAGGTCTGCTCGGCCGGTGCGCGGCTGATCATCGAGGACTCGATCGCGGATGCCGTGGTCGACGAGATCGTCCGCCGGGCGCAGCTGATCCGGCTCGGCAACGGATTGGCCGACGGTGTCGAGGTCGGCCCGCTGGTGTCCGCCGCGCACCTGGCCAAGATCGAGGACTTCGTCGCGGCGGCCCGTTCGGAGGGGGCGACGATCCGCTGCGGCGGCGCCCGGCCGGACGACCCGGAGCTGAAGGACGGCTACTTCTACCTGCCGACCGTGATCACCGACCTGGCTCCCGGCTCGCGGCTGATCGGGGAGGAGACCTTCGGCCCGCTGCTCACGGTCGAGCGGTTCAGCACCGAGGCCGAGGCGATCCGGCTCGGCAACGACACCGAGTACGGCCTCGCGGGCGCGGTGTTCACCCAGGACATGGGGCGCGCCAACCGGGTCGCGAACGCGCTGCGTCACGGCACCGTGTGGATCAACGACTTCCACCCGTACTTCCCGGGGGCGGAGTGGGGCGGCATGGGCCGTTCCGGCAACGGCCGTGAGCTCGGTCCGACCGGGCTGGCCGAGTACCAGGAGATCAAGCACATCTGGCACAACACCGCGCCCGAGCCGCAGCGCTGGTTCGCCGGGAGCACCGAGGGAGGCCGGGCATGA
- a CDS encoding IclR family transcriptional regulator, with the protein MGNPVRSRESGVQSVDRAITVLELIAGLGEAGVSELAAALEVHKSTAFRLLGALEEHGLVEQIGDRGKYRLGFGLIPLAGRVAERLEVTTQGRPVCDELAARLGETVNIAIPDRGFAVNVDQARGPSMVTTYNWLGRITPMHNTSSGKVLLAAAVIDDPTALPDEVRPADRAALSEELAEVAAAGYAWSMEELETGLNAVAAPVRDHSGSVVAALSVSGPSYRLSVERIELITPDVVAAGREISRRMGFWEPPA; encoded by the coding sequence ATGGGCAACCCGGTGCGTAGTCGCGAGTCCGGGGTGCAGTCCGTCGATCGCGCGATCACCGTGCTGGAGCTCATCGCCGGGCTCGGCGAGGCCGGGGTCAGCGAACTCGCCGCTGCGCTCGAGGTGCACAAGTCCACGGCGTTCCGGCTGCTCGGGGCGCTGGAGGAGCACGGCCTGGTCGAGCAGATCGGGGACCGGGGCAAGTACCGGCTCGGTTTCGGCCTGATCCCGCTCGCCGGCCGGGTAGCCGAGCGCCTGGAGGTCACCACCCAGGGCCGCCCGGTGTGCGACGAGCTCGCCGCCCGGCTCGGCGAGACCGTGAACATCGCGATCCCGGACCGCGGCTTCGCCGTGAACGTCGACCAGGCCCGCGGGCCGTCGATGGTCACGACCTACAACTGGCTGGGCCGGATCACCCCGATGCACAACACGTCCAGCGGCAAGGTTCTGCTCGCCGCCGCCGTGATCGACGATCCCACGGCGCTGCCCGATGAGGTCCGGCCGGCCGATCGCGCTGCGCTGTCCGAGGAGCTCGCCGAGGTCGCCGCCGCCGGGTACGCATGGTCGATGGAGGAGCTGGAGACCGGGCTGAACGCGGTCGCCGCACCGGTGCGCGACCACAGCGGGAGCGTCGTCGCGGCGCTGTCGGTGTCCGGGCCGTCCTACCGGCTCTCGGTCGAACGGATCGAGTTGATCACCCCGGACGTGGTCGCGGCCGGGCGCGAGATCAGCCGCCGGATGGGCTTCTGGGAGCCACCCGCCTAG
- a CDS encoding SRPBCC family protein, giving the protein MVGFQRVMTVSTPAGAVLGYLADLGHSEDWNPGTKSCTRSDAGGPICVGSTWHAVAVYNGRETELAYTLIGRSDSRLEFVGENSTVTATVDVVAEPVEPAQDGGSVVTYRADLRLKGLLKLAAPFLRREFERLGDEIERNLPPALEKL; this is encoded by the coding sequence GTGGTCGGCTTCCAGCGGGTGATGACGGTGTCCACCCCTGCCGGTGCCGTGCTCGGCTACCTGGCCGATCTCGGGCACAGCGAGGACTGGAACCCCGGGACGAAGTCGTGCACCCGGTCCGACGCCGGGGGGCCGATCTGCGTCGGCTCCACCTGGCACGCGGTCGCGGTCTACAACGGCCGGGAGACCGAGCTGGCCTACACCCTGATCGGGCGCAGCGACTCGCGGCTGGAGTTCGTCGGGGAGAACAGCACGGTCACCGCCACCGTGGACGTCGTCGCGGAGCCCGTCGAGCCCGCCCAGGACGGCGGCAGCGTCGTGACCTACCGGGCGGACCTGCGCTTGAAGGGGCTGCTCAAGCTGGCCGCGCCGTTTCTGCGCCGTGAGTTCGAGCGGCTCGGGGACGAGATCGAACGCAATCTCCCGCCGGCGCTCGAGAAGCTCTAG